A single region of the Sciurus carolinensis chromosome 16, mSciCar1.2, whole genome shotgun sequence genome encodes:
- the LOC124966213 gene encoding vomeronasal type-1 receptor 4-like — protein MASGDLMMGMIFLTLTVGGILGNFCLLSSYLCLDFSGCRLRCTDLIIKHLIAANSLFLLFRGVPQSMAALGFRHFISDLGCKLVFYVHRVGRGMSFSSTCLLSVFQAITISPRDSRWAELKVKAPRYTGTSLFLCWILHLLVNIIVPMHVTANRGNINMTSRKEFGYCFASDYEKSVHTVNAALLSLPDVLCLGIMPWASGSMVINLYRQKQRFQHLCGNSPSPRSSPESRATTTILLLVNTFVSLYTLSCSFQVCLGVSGNPSQWVVHFSALTNIAFSALSPFVLIRGDSKVSRLYFTWIRGGGFPFICITV, from the coding sequence ATGGCCTCTGGGGATTTGATGATGGGTATGATCTTCTTAACCCTGACTGTGGGTGGAATCCTGGggaatttctgtctcctttcctcctacctctgccttgACTTCTCTGGATGTAGGTTGAGATGCACAGATTTGATTATTAAGCACCTGATTGCAGCCAACTCCCTATTCCTTCTTTTCAGAGGAGTCCCACAGTCCATGGCAGCTCTTGGCTTTAGACATTTCATCAGTGACCTTGGATgcaaacttgttttctatgttcACAGGGTGGGCAGGGGTATGTCCTTCAGTAGCACTTGCCTCTTGAGTGTCTTCCAGGCCATCACCATCAGCCCCAGGGACTCCAGGTGGGCAGAGCTCAAAGTGAAGGCTCCCAGGTACACTGGTACTTCCCTATTTCTGTGCTGGATCCTCCACTTGCTGGTCAATATCATTGTTCCAATGCATGTGACTGCAAATAGGGGTAATATTAATATGACAAGTAGGAAAGAATTTGGGTACTGTTTTGCTAGTGATTATGAAAAAAGTGTACATACAGTAAATGCAGCCTTGCTGTCCCTCCCTGATGTGCTATGTTTGGGGATCATGCCCTGGGCCAGTGGCTCCATGGTTATCAATCTATACAGGCAGAAGCAGCGGTTCCAACACCTCTGTGGCAACAGTCCCTCCCCTAGATCCTCCCCTGAGTCCAGAGCAACCACAACCATCCTTCTTTTGGTGAACACCTTTGTGTCACTGTACACTCTCTCCTGCAGCTTCCAGGTTTGCTTGGGTGTTTCTGGAAATCCCAGTCAGTGGGTGGTGCACTTCTCTGCCTTAACCAACATAGCTTTCTCTGCTCTCAGTCCCTTTGTTCTCATAAGAGGAGACTCCAAAGTATCCCGGCTCTACTTCACCTGGATAAGGGGTGGAGGATTCCCTTTTATCTGCATAACTGTGTGA